A single genomic interval of Alteromonas sp. CI.11.F.A3 harbors:
- a CDS encoding DUF2721 domain-containing protein has product MDTLIPSLSQLIEFAVAPVFLLTGIAGFLNVMSSRLGRISDRVRVAERQIHTLSDPHIVDRSKREIKVLWRRVKVINWAIGLCVASGLMVCTVIVALFAGSLWFVDLKTPVISLFILAMMFLICALVVFLVEVKLATTTINMVRTIR; this is encoded by the coding sequence TTGGACACCTTAATACCTAGCCTATCTCAACTTATTGAATTTGCGGTAGCCCCTGTTTTTTTACTTACGGGTATAGCAGGTTTTTTGAATGTTATGTCGTCTCGACTTGGCAGAATATCAGACAGAGTAAGGGTAGCAGAAAGGCAAATTCATACCCTCTCAGACCCTCATATTGTTGACCGTTCCAAACGAGAAATAAAAGTACTGTGGCGCAGGGTGAAAGTCATCAACTGGGCCATTGGTTTGTGTGTGGCCTCGGGGCTAATGGTGTGTACCGTTATTGTGGCTTTATTTGCTGGTTCTTTGTGGTTTGTCGATTTAAAAACACCCGTCATTTCACTTTTTATATTGGCAATGATGTTTCTAATTTGTGCCCTTGTTGTCTTTTTAGTGGAAGTGAAACTGGCTACCACCACCATCAATATGGTGCGTACTATTCGCTAA
- a CDS encoding 5'-methylthioadenosine/S-adenosylhomocysteine nucleosidase — protein sequence MKLRVISFLLCMSCAVVITGCANTSSITQPQYGPASFTGDKFTAVMVAYAPEMEGILGKIDSDPNAQIHTTTTIKGITYRIGTYHDEPILVFATGMSIANAAMSTQMALDYFPVKQVVYMGIAGAVNPKWQPGDVIVPERWYYHDESVYTNEDAENPGEYVLPEYYAKFMEEQPARIAEDPHYPKYKPFQFIHPDEVLIVKDGMDKPEDTPYFTASPRLLNAAKTAMAEMPVQRILDERDAKLHVGGNGVTGSVFMDNREYRKWVRDVFTAEVTEMESTAIGQVCTINDVDWVIIRAISDLAGGQEGVNTENMYDKEVSRVGANVLFAVLDELAD from the coding sequence ATGAAACTTCGTGTTATCTCGTTTCTGTTGTGCATGTCATGTGCTGTTGTGATAACTGGGTGTGCCAACACTTCATCTATCACTCAGCCTCAATATGGTCCGGCGTCTTTTACTGGCGATAAATTTACCGCTGTGATGGTGGCTTACGCCCCAGAAATGGAAGGTATTTTGGGCAAAATCGATTCTGATCCTAATGCACAAATACACACCACTACCACAATCAAAGGTATTACTTATCGTATTGGGACCTATCACGATGAACCTATTCTTGTTTTCGCTACCGGTATGAGTATTGCCAATGCGGCCATGTCGACACAAATGGCGCTAGATTATTTCCCTGTAAAACAGGTGGTTTATATGGGCATTGCTGGCGCGGTAAATCCCAAGTGGCAACCAGGTGATGTTATCGTGCCAGAGCGTTGGTACTACCATGATGAAAGTGTTTACACCAATGAAGACGCTGAAAACCCAGGTGAGTACGTGCTACCTGAGTACTACGCTAAGTTTATGGAAGAGCAGCCAGCGCGCATAGCAGAAGACCCTCATTACCCTAAATATAAGCCTTTCCAGTTTATTCACCCAGACGAAGTGCTTATTGTAAAAGATGGTATGGATAAACCAGAAGATACGCCTTATTTCACCGCATCACCTAGGTTGTTGAATGCGGCAAAAACAGCAATGGCAGAAATGCCTGTTCAACGTATTTTAGATGAACGTGATGCCAAGCTGCATGTTGGCGGAAATGGTGTTACCGGTTCGGTGTTTATGGATAACCGAGAATACAGAAAATGGGTACGGGATGTTTTCACGGCTGAAGTGACCGAAATGGAATCTACGGCGATTGGCCAAGTATGCACAATTAATGATGTAGACTGGGTGATCATTCGTGCTATCAGTGATTTAGCGGGTGGCCAAGAGGGTGTAAATACAGAAAACATGTACGATAAAGAAGTCTCCCGTGTAGGCGCTAACGTACTGTTTGCTGTGCTTGATGAGTTAGCTGATTAG